ATAAAAACTCATGGAGGCTACAGCTCATGTCGGTAAACAAGGTCATCCTGGTCGGCAATCTCGGCAAAGATCCCGAACTGCGCTACACGGCGTCCGGCACGGCCGTTGCCAACTTCTCCCTGGCCACAACCGAGCGATTCAAGGACCGCGACGGCAACAGCCAGGAAAAAACCGAATGGCACAACATCGTGGCATGGCGCCAACTCGCCGAAATCTGCGGCAAATACCTGACCAAAGGCCGTCAGGTCTACATCGAAGGCAAGATCCAGACCCGCTCTTACGAAGACCGCGACGGCAACAAGCGCTATATCACCGAAATCGTCGCCGATCAGATGCAGATGCTCGGCCGCGCCGGGGACGA
This portion of the Syntrophotalea acetylenica genome encodes:
- a CDS encoding single-stranded DNA-binding protein; translation: MSVNKVILVGNLGKDPELRYTASGTAVANFSLATTERFKDRDGNSQEKTEWHNIVAWRQLAEICGKYLTKGRQVYIEGKIQTRSYEDRDGNKRYITEIVADQMQMLGRAGDDNSGGGGGGYQRREPRQERSGGGSNNQPRQTEYEEPPFNPDDDIPF